From Corticium candelabrum chromosome 13, ooCorCand1.1, whole genome shotgun sequence, a single genomic window includes:
- the LOC134188773 gene encoding testis-expressed protein 10 homolog — MAKSKRKKREKAKDFAKPKLKVGRKLPRVNETDVTFSSQSVLLPNQMKFRTSQEACSHRKLNVQDLLSQLNHYSTSVRHDALTGLRELFRLHPTEITKHAASLLTRMPAAICDSDVAVRHALMSVFRDIFPHINHMQMTPFFKVFEVHVTSGLSHIHDDVRIDALQILDDLRENYSSLIVSSLSQIVPHLVGLLRQNAFSLETSRSQRSAAGAMSNRLQILSRLQAFLQLDLCMNQPTVPSPSQSKEIIVSSTAPTYVGLYKFGNLGDVKARQMSVSNAGVQLDDAAICHIVESVIPVVLEWWVECEPSQLLCESPVPPRSLLSMSLILDLIQTLWQLATRLDQQFGTSRLRTFLSNRYEKDFVKHFLTYFPFTATTLSNGYKRAMEKVAIRGVSATSVVDMNATLCSILTTVRRPDSAWMGQIMDYLVHVFNESVTHQMSARAFQTLLSTIQLLLNDYMSGSDSLLEEKLAENVSLLLSGLVSFFKSCHALSSKKESLLHFLVSILLKHDIAEWLRESWDGFSDLMSSWLDCLPRYLIALQTQNIEATHTVLKVICESSSRVLRHQMQQQMSEWLCECIDQGIVARFPSNIQRIVCECVYYCNVIPTRLLKSLVQLCQNMELLQVRYLIQILLYRSPQTDISCNMSHGISDAGLLSFCFSLLTGCSQADLSDIQSLHKDSEDAGKYSSLTHLRLCDVQTTRTVGDSMKEAQWQRHVSIVEAVIDTYKIMNNSTQLWSVYSKLFRETVGLSVLPVFAVYGLLKAATCWISLIGNTHLGESATCVSHLAVASLMWADERRTSGEEWLRNMSQDVQSAAIAMLSASYYGLYSTLSLLQHVIRSESCKSRSTEQCCTEELAAGLLITLLRSYSLRDCCRLCIEHISKIINGLKSRVEKKTWHVLEYNCSTNLGLQLSG, encoded by the exons ATGGCGAAGAGCAAGCgcaagaagagagagaaggcCAAGGACTTCGCAAAGCCCAAACTGAAAGTCGGGAGGAAGCTGCCGCGAGTCAATGAGACGGACGTCACGTTTTCGTCGCAGTCTGTGCTATTGCCCAATCAAATGAAATTCAGAACAAGTCAGGAAGCATGTAGTCATAGAAAGCTCAACGTCCAG GATTTGTTGAGTCAACTAAATCACTACAGCACGTCTGTTCGTCATGATGCTCTGACAGGTCTTCGTGAACTCTTCCGTCTTCACCCCACAGAGATAACCAAACACGCAGCATCACTTCTTACGCGAATGCCTGCTGCAATTTGCGACTCAGACGTGGCAGTGCGGCATGCATTGATGAGTGTCTTTAGAGACATATTTCCTCATATAAATCACATGCAAATGACGCCATTTTTCAAAGTATTTGAGGTGCATGTTACAAGCGGTTTGAGTCACATTCACGATGATGTCCGTATTGATGCATTGCAAATTCTCGATGATTTACGTGAGAATTATTCGTCTCTCATTGTATCAAGTCTGTCTCAGATTGTTCCTCATCTTGTTGGACTATTGAGACAGAATGCTTTCAGTTTAGAGACAAGCAGAAGTCAGAGATCAGCAGCAGGTGCTATGTCTAATAGACTGCAGATATTGAGTCGACTTCAAGCATTTTTACAGCTTGATCTCTGTATGAATCAACCAACTGTACCTTCACCTTCTCAGTCAAAAGAAATCATTGTTTCATCAACCGCACCAACCTATGTTGGACTGTATAAATTTGGTAATTTGGGAGATGTTAAGGCACGTCAAATGTCTGTATCGAATGCTGGAGTACAGTTGGATGATGCAGCAATTTGTCACATTGTTGAATCTGTTATTCCAGTTGTACTAGAGTGGTGGGTTGAGTGTGAACCATCTCAGTTGTTGTGTGAGTCACCTGTTCCACCTCGTAGTTTACTATCAATGTCACTTATATTAGACCTTATACAAACCTTGTGGCAGCTTGCTACTCGTTTGGATCAACAGTTTGGAACGTCGAGGCTTAGAACTTTTCTATCCAATCGATATGAGAAGGATTTTGTAAAACACTTTTTGACGTACTTTCCATTCACTGCGACTACTTTGTCAAACGGGTACAAGAGAGCTATGGAAAAGGTAGCCATCAGAGGTGTCAGTGCAACTTCAGTTGTTGATATGAATGCAACTCTTTGCTCTATTCTCACAACCGTGAGACGACCTGATTCTGCGTGGATGGGGCAAATAATGGACTACCTTGTGCATGTCTTCAATGAATCAGTGACACACCAGATGTCAGCCCGTGCATTTCAAACTCTTTTATCGACGATTCAGTTGCTGCTAAACGATTACATGTCTGGCTCCGATTCTTTGTTGGAGGAGAAGCTAGCTGAGAATGTCTCTTTGTTGCTGTCAGGGCTGGTGTCATTTTTTAAATCATGTCATGCTCTCTCTTCCAAGAAGGAGTCTCTTCTTCACTTTCTGGTATCTATATTGCTGAAGCACGATATAGCAGAATGGCTCAGAGAGTC TTGGGATGGTTTCTCTGATTTGATGTCTTCTTGGTTGGATTGTTTACCACGTTATCTCATTGCACTTCAAACTCAAAATATTGAGGCAACTCACACAGTGTTAAAAGTCATTTGTGAGTCGTCGTCTCGGGTATTGAGAcatcaaatgcaacaacaaatgtcaGAATGGCTATGTGAATGCATTG ATCAAGGAATTGTGGCCAGATTTCCATCTAATATTCAACGTATTGTATGTGAATGTGTCTACTATTGCAATGTCATACCAACACGTTTGCTGAAAAGCTTGGTTCAACTTTGTCAAAACATGGAGCTACTTCAAGTTCGGTATCTAATTCAGATTTTACTCTACAG GTCTCCACAAACTGATATTTCTTGTAACATGTCACATGGCATATCAGATGCTGGTTTGCTAAGTTTCTGTTTTTCTCTCTTGACAG GTTGTAGTCAGGCTGATCTCAGTGACATTCAGAGTTTGCACAAAGACAGTGAAGATGCTGGCAAGTACTCAAG TTTGACTCATTTGAGGCTTTGTGATGTACAG ACTACACGAACTGTTGGTGATTCAATGAAAG AGGCACAATGGCAGCGTCACGTTTCTATCGTTGAG GCTGTCATTGATACGTACAAGATTATGAACAATTCAACTCAACTATGGAGTGTGTACTCGAAGTTATTTAGAGAAACG GTGGGGTTATCTGTTTTGCCAGTTTTTGCAGTGTATGGTCTTCTAAAGGCAGCCACATG TTGGATCAGTCTGATTGGAAACACACATTTGGGAGAGTCAGCGACGTGTGTGAGTCACTTGGCTGTGGCATCGTTGATGTGGGCAGACGAGAGAAGGACGAGTGGTGAGGAGTGGCTGCGGAACATGTCACAGGATGTTCAAAGCGCTGCTATAGCAATGCTGTCTGCTAGCTATTACGGGCTCTACAGCACTCTTTCACTTTTACAACATGTCATTCGAT CTGAAAGTTGCAAGTCTAGAAGCACTGAACAATGTTGTACTGAAGAGCTCGCAGCTGGTTTGCTAATCACATTGTTGAGGAGTTATTCTCTACGAGATTGTTGCCGGTTGTGTATTGAACACATCAGCAAGATCATCAATGGCCTTAAG AGTCGTGTAGAGAAGAAGACGTGGCATGTGTTAGAGTATAATTGCTCAACCAACCTTGGACTTCAGCTGTCTGGATGA